GTCAACAGCATAAGGAAACGGTATAAAGATCACGGGGATATCGAGTGAAAGAATTTCATAGCCGGCGAGTGCTCCTGAACGGGAAACAATCACATCAGCATTCTTCATCTCTTCCCAGGGACTCAGGGTAAAAGACAGAACCCTGGTTCTGCCGCGGCGGTTTCCATCAACCCAGTCAAAATCACGCTTTCCGCTGATTATCGTAAGGGTGTATCCCCTCGGCAACATATCCTGGATCTCCAGGGCGAGTCTGTTCAGTCTCATGGCTCCCTGACTGCCTCCGAGAAAGAGTATCTTTTTTTCTTTCTTCTCCGCCGGCAGACGTTTCCGACGACACTCTTTGAATTCCGTCCGTATCGGAATACCGGTCAGAATCATATTATCATCCCGGCGTCCGAGAAGAGGAAGTCCCAAAAAAACTTTTCTGGCGCGGCGTGCGAACAGTTTTGTGGCCCGACCGGGAATTCGATTGGGTTCAAAAAGATAGAATGGGGATCGATTCATAAAACAGGAGATGAGCAGCGGAAGAGAACCAAAACCGCCGCACGCGAAACCGATCACCTGTTTTGTTATATTGTTTAATGATATAGCGGAATACACAATGGACAACAGGGATAAAAGTTTCATAAATATCGACTTACCGAAAAAAGGTTTTGATTTAACATAAAAAATCCTTAAACCGTACTTTCGGGCGACCTCTTCCTCAGAGTACCCCCTGCGTGCCAGAAATATCACATCTACCTTACATTTCA
This window of the candidate division WOR-3 bacterium genome carries:
- a CDS encoding UDP-N-acetylglucosamine--N-acetylmuramyl-(pentapeptide) pyrophosphoryl-undecaprenol N-acetylglucosamine transferase — its product is MVACSKSFRHGYHPAGFQKEGVVMRVVISGIGTGGHYFPAIVVAQEFMKCKVDVIFLARRGYSEEEVARKYGLRIFYVKSKPFFGKSIFMKLLSLLSIVYSAISLNNITKQVIGFACGGFGSLPLLISCFMNRSPFYLFEPNRIPGRATKLFARRARKVFLGLPLLGRRDDNMILTGIPIRTEFKECRRKRLPAEKKEKKILFLGGSQGAMRLNRLALEIQDMLPRGYTLTIISGKRDFDWVDGNRRGRTRVLSFTLSPWEEMKNADVIVSRSGALAGYEILSLDIPVIFIPFPYAVDDHQYYNAEYFAETGNAVVMREEEITAEILLKKIMELSSIRKKKVTLDFNAEKKIVDFILKENG